The following proteins are encoded in a genomic region of Arachis ipaensis cultivar K30076 chromosome B02, Araip1.1, whole genome shotgun sequence:
- the LOC107628350 gene encoding uncharacterized protein LOC107628350, protein MATTIVNCFLSLSLLTLIIKGSCDCSLNNINIGTTRTGKEIQGKPEWKVTVTNNCSCAQSQIQLSCQGFQSAEIIDSSIVSVKSGVCLLINGRLLRGFDSVVFSYAWDPPVLMLPKSSILGACP, encoded by the exons ATGGCAACAACAATCGTGAATTGTTTTCTTTCCTTGTCGCTCCTAACCCTTATCATCAAAG GATCATGTGATTGTTCGCTGAACAACATCAATATTGGGACAACAAGAACTGGGAAGGAAATACAGGGGAAGCCAGAGTGGAAGGTGACTGTGACCAACAACTGTTCTTGTGCACAAAGCCAAATTCAATTGTCTTGCCAAGGTTTTCAGAGTGCTGAGATTATTGATAGTTCTATCGTCTCTGTGAAATCGGGCGTGTGCCTCTTAATCAATGGCAGACTCTTGCGGGGTTTTGATTCGGTTGTTTTCTCATACGCTTGGGATCCTCCTGTTCTAATGTTGCCAAAAAGTTCCATACTAGGAGCTTGTCCTTAA